From Pseudosulfitobacter pseudonitzschiae, a single genomic window includes:
- a CDS encoding TetR/AcrR family transcriptional regulator: MTPSQAMKDWQKLKPALDKKQLYYLRRDVPTIRTGQIMRTEAKSITARSSRRTQAERSHETRVKICEATLQALVEVGYEQISTTLIARRAKVSRGALTHQFPTRNDMLIAAFDKLVEGWREGYPFNLDPDKEQLSVHALIEALWENIYSGGRYIAAMEFMLAARQDNELGQSLREILETWTRKRDRVIVRLGGGNVDDSDAETMAKLHLSVLRGIAMHRSLDSDPKTARKLVDLWKQIAINE; the protein is encoded by the coding sequence ATGACGCCCTCGCAGGCGATGAAGGACTGGCAGAAACTCAAGCCAGCGCTGGACAAGAAACAGCTATACTACCTGAGACGGGACGTGCCAACTATTAGAACTGGTCAAATAATGCGCACCGAAGCGAAATCAATTACTGCCCGAAGCTCGCGACGAACGCAGGCTGAGCGATCACATGAAACCCGCGTCAAAATCTGCGAAGCAACGCTCCAAGCGCTGGTTGAAGTTGGCTATGAGCAGATCTCTACCACCCTTATTGCGCGGAGGGCAAAGGTTTCGCGCGGTGCACTTACCCACCAGTTTCCTACACGCAATGACATGTTAATTGCGGCCTTTGATAAGCTGGTTGAGGGGTGGCGCGAAGGTTATCCCTTTAACCTCGATCCTGACAAGGAGCAGCTATCAGTGCATGCACTCATTGAGGCGCTCTGGGAGAATATCTACTCAGGTGGCCGCTACATAGCAGCGATGGAATTTATGTTGGCAGCAAGACAAGACAACGAACTTGGTCAATCGCTGCGCGAAATCTTGGAAACTTGGACACGGAAGCGTGACCGGGTGATCGTGCGGCTTGGGGGTGGAAACGTCGACGATTCGGATGCCGAAACAATGGCCAAGCTTCACCTCTCAGTATTGCGTGGAATTGCTATGCATCGGAGCTTAGATTCCGACCCCAAAACTGCCAGAAAACTGGTCGATCTATGGAAACAGATCGCAATAAATGAATGA
- a CDS encoding IS110 family transposase, with product MTNSMTGGHPDLKMVNPNAAAIDIGSTMHMAAVNPDSCDMPVRAFGTFTQDLHALAAWFKSCGVTSVAMESTGVYWIPAFEILEGHGLHVILVNARYAKNVPGRKTDVSDAGWLRQLHSYGLLRGSFRPEAEIATLRAYMRQRERLTEYAAAHIQHMQKALMEMNLQLHHVVSDITGITGMRIIRAIVGGERDPEALAAFRDVRCKSSVDMIKAALLGNDREEHIFALTQSLELYDFYKAQIKVCDRRLEAAVGALTVRADGDLAPLPKARIKRKQHNAPSFDVRAALYGVLGVDLTQIHGLGPSLAQKLVAECGTDLRAWKSAKHFTSWLCLAPGNKISGGKLLSSRTRRSSSRAAALLRLAAVTIGRSDTALGAFYRRLSSRIGKQKAVTATARKIAVLFYNAIRHGMTHQDQGAAAYDERHRQRVLSNLQRRAKTLGFALAPITEEVAVS from the coding sequence ATGACGAACTCTATGACCGGCGGCCACCCGGATTTGAAGATGGTCAATCCAAATGCCGCGGCGATTGATATCGGCTCGACCATGCATATGGCTGCGGTAAACCCTGATTCCTGCGACATGCCAGTACGTGCTTTTGGAACATTCACGCAGGATCTGCATGCGCTGGCGGCATGGTTCAAATCCTGCGGTGTCACCAGCGTCGCGATGGAATCGACCGGTGTTTACTGGATCCCGGCTTTTGAGATACTTGAGGGCCATGGGCTTCATGTGATCTTGGTGAATGCGCGCTACGCCAAGAACGTGCCGGGTCGCAAAACCGATGTCAGCGATGCCGGATGGCTGCGTCAGCTACACTCCTATGGCCTGTTGCGTGGCAGTTTCCGGCCTGAGGCCGAGATCGCCACCCTGCGCGCTTACATGCGCCAACGGGAACGGCTCACTGAGTATGCCGCAGCCCATATCCAGCACATGCAGAAGGCACTCATGGAGATGAACCTGCAATTGCATCATGTCGTCTCCGACATCACCGGCATCACAGGAATGCGGATCATCCGCGCCATTGTCGGTGGCGAGCGTGATCCGGAGGCTCTCGCCGCGTTCCGGGATGTTCGCTGCAAATCCTCTGTGGACATGATCAAAGCTGCGCTGCTCGGCAACGACCGTGAGGAACATATCTTTGCCCTGACACAGTCGCTGGAGCTCTACGATTTCTACAAAGCGCAGATCAAGGTGTGCGACCGTAGGCTGGAGGCGGCGGTTGGAGCCCTGACAGTCCGGGCTGACGGTGATCTGGCTCCATTGCCCAAGGCGCGGATCAAGCGCAAGCAGCACAACGCTCCATCCTTCGATGTGCGGGCGGCGCTATATGGAGTATTGGGCGTGGATCTGACGCAAATCCACGGCCTTGGGCCTTCGCTCGCACAGAAGCTGGTTGCCGAATGCGGCACCGATTTGCGCGCCTGGAAGAGCGCCAAGCACTTCACGTCGTGGCTCTGCCTGGCCCCCGGAAACAAGATATCTGGTGGCAAGCTACTGTCTTCGCGGACACGTCGATCTTCAAGCCGCGCCGCTGCTCTTCTGCGTCTGGCTGCCGTCACGATTGGCCGCAGTGACACGGCTTTGGGCGCGTTCTATCGACGACTGTCATCTCGCATCGGCAAGCAAAAGGCAGTTACGGCGACAGCGCGCAAGATTGCCGTTCTATTTTACAACGCCATTCGCCATGGCATGACCCATCAAGATCAAGGTGCCGCGGCCTATGATGAGCGACATCGACAACGTGTGCTGTCAAACCTTCAGCGCCGCGCCAAGACCCTCGGATTTGCATTGGCACCCATAACAGAGGAGGTCGCTGTTTCTTAG
- a CDS encoding transposase, which translates to MATVLRSIMRIGPVASLILIAEMPMIGTISGEEAAALTGLTSGAHVSGTHRAKRAIAGGRRAMRHLMFRAALVAAHHNPSLISFARPENRTRSLSWRREKARHHRERPVQNRRKWTDPTV; encoded by the coding sequence GTGGCCACCGTTCTCCGTTCCATCATGAGGATCGGCCCGGTTGCCAGCTTAATACTGATCGCTGAGATGCCCATGATAGGCACTATCTCCGGGGAAGAGGCTGCTGCACTCACTGGGTTAACGTCGGGCGCGCACGTTAGTGGAACCCATCGCGCGAAACGGGCCATCGCCGGAGGTCGCCGTGCAATGCGGCATTTGATGTTTCGGGCGGCATTGGTCGCGGCACATCACAATCCAAGCCTGATATCCTTCGCAAGGCCGGAAAACCGCACAAGGTCATTATCATGGCGTCGCGAGAAAGCTCGTCACCATCGAGAACGTCCTGTGCAAAACCGTCGGAAATGGACTGACCCGACGGTCTGA
- a CDS encoding TRAP transporter substrate-binding protein has translation MTIKTLLGAIAVLSLTVSPTLAATWDLSNEYPAGSLQGQTAEFFANAVAEKTEGEVVVTVHHGAALGYKSVDNFDAVGDGALQAASSAFVFWTGIDPIFQLSSLPFLAPTSEDVRDLYELAKPEYEKVLESNNQILLLATPWPSSGLWGNKAFTSTADLEGVKVRTYDVASTETIKNTGAFPIQISWADVSAQLSTNAIDAVLTSPNGGVGVQMWELQSDFTNLNYASSLQAIHLNVDAWNDLSESQQAAVKEAAAEAEAFGWGLLADATSKDFETMRENGMTVTEEVPSEFATALTAAAQPFIDQWLEETGERAQSIMSAYQKR, from the coding sequence ATGACCATCAAAACACTTCTTGGCGCAATCGCCGTTCTAAGTCTCACCGTCTCGCCGACGTTGGCCGCAACTTGGGACCTTTCGAACGAATATCCTGCCGGTTCTCTGCAAGGTCAGACCGCTGAGTTCTTCGCTAACGCCGTGGCTGAGAAGACAGAGGGCGAAGTCGTGGTTACGGTGCATCATGGAGCGGCGCTTGGATATAAGAGCGTCGACAACTTCGATGCAGTGGGCGACGGCGCATTGCAGGCCGCATCTTCGGCTTTTGTGTTCTGGACCGGTATCGACCCCATCTTCCAACTGTCCTCGTTGCCGTTCCTCGCTCCGACGTCAGAGGATGTTCGTGACCTATATGAGCTGGCGAAGCCGGAGTATGAGAAGGTCCTCGAAAGCAACAATCAGATACTGTTGCTCGCAACGCCGTGGCCGTCCTCGGGTCTTTGGGGTAACAAAGCCTTCACCTCTACAGCCGATCTCGAAGGCGTGAAGGTCCGCACCTATGACGTTGCTTCTACTGAAACTATTAAGAACACCGGCGCCTTTCCAATTCAGATCTCTTGGGCCGACGTATCAGCACAGCTCTCGACCAATGCGATCGACGCCGTACTTACCTCGCCCAATGGCGGCGTTGGGGTTCAAATGTGGGAACTGCAGTCGGATTTTACCAATTTAAATTATGCCTCATCGCTGCAGGCAATCCATCTGAATGTGGACGCCTGGAACGACCTGAGCGAATCACAACAGGCAGCCGTTAAGGAAGCGGCCGCCGAAGCCGAAGCTTTTGGGTGGGGGCTTTTGGCGGATGCGACTTCCAAAGACTTTGAAACCATGCGCGAAAACGGCATGACTGTGACCGAAGAAGTCCCCTCCGAATTCGCAACAGCACTGACTGCGGCCGCGCAACCATTCATTGACCAGTGGCTCGAAGAAACAGGTGAGCGTGCGCAGTCCATAATGTCCGCTTACCAGAAGCGATAG
- a CDS encoding TRAP transporter small permease subunit, producing the protein MKHFYLGVFALSRLAAVIASFALVYMVGHIVFEIILRGFFATSTFVLDEFVGYAIAICVIWSLGYVLEHGDLIRVGLVLDRLPEQAQRLTTAAAALVACSLTIGLTWIFWMRVVRAWSRGTVSSSVAAVPTWIPEGAIMIGFGLFALAAFAYGLRHITGHPSPAQHTPLATPVE; encoded by the coding sequence ATGAAACATTTTTATTTGGGCGTTTTTGCCCTGTCTCGACTGGCTGCCGTAATTGCTTCATTTGCGCTGGTTTACATGGTGGGCCATATCGTCTTTGAGATTATCCTACGAGGCTTCTTTGCTACCTCGACTTTCGTCCTTGACGAATTTGTTGGGTATGCAATTGCAATTTGCGTGATTTGGTCGCTGGGCTATGTTCTGGAACATGGGGATCTCATCCGCGTCGGCCTGGTACTCGATCGCCTGCCAGAGCAAGCACAGCGACTGACGACTGCAGCGGCAGCTTTGGTGGCCTGCTCACTTACCATAGGGCTGACCTGGATTTTCTGGATGCGGGTCGTGCGAGCATGGTCGCGCGGTACCGTGTCATCCTCAGTTGCTGCGGTGCCGACGTGGATACCCGAGGGCGCAATCATGATAGGTTTCGGACTCTTTGCACTAGCTGCCTTTGCGTACGGGCTCCGTCACATCACCGGACACCCTTCGCCCGCTCAACACACGCCGCTGGCGACCCCTGTCGAATAA